Within Candidatus Eisenbacteria bacterium, the genomic segment TCCAGGGAGACACGGTCGCCTGGGTCCAGGTTCGCGACGGCGAGGGCAACCCCCTGACCGACGAGCTCTTCCTCGGCCGTTTGAACCGAGGCTACCGCGTGATGGATCCCAGGTTTACCACGCTCGTGGACGCGGAGACCTTCATCTCCCCCATTTCATGTGGCACGCAGTTGAAATCTGATCTCACACTCACAGGCGCAATGACGTTCGTGAGCGGCGTCTCGGCAAGAATCGTGCTGCGGCGTCGCAGAGGCCCGCTGTGGTGGAGCCGCCCCCCGGACGGGGTCTTCGACCTGGGAATTGTTAGGCCCGGGCAGAGGATCCTGTTCCCTGCCCAACCGGTTTGGGCTGGCGACCACGGCGGGTCCTTGAGGTCGCTCCTATTCCTTAACGGCGAAGGAGAGCCGATCGGCGAGGAGCACTTGCTGGAATCGGCGATCTCGCCCCAATAAGACGAGATGAACCGGTTCACGATATCGTCAGCGACCCAACCGCGAGTGGGGGGAGTAAAAACCACGAGCAAGGGTCTTATTGAAGGACTCCTCGCCGGTGCGGGGCCCTTTTGGTGCAGTACGAGGGGGGGCCCGGCGCCGGACGTGAGATCCGGTTCCGGCACCCGGTGGTGGATCCCCATGTCACTCGACTATAAGATTGATCGGGCTGGGAGAATCGCGTCGGTCTCTGCCCATGCGAATCTGGATGAAAGCCTCCGGGCCATACGAACGCTGGCATCCGATATTCGCTTGGAGGACGGCATCGGCGTGCTCATCGATCTCCGAGGATTCGAGCACGCACCGTCCTGGGAGGAAGCCGATGCGCTCGCGAGGACCATTGCAACGAGCGGCGTCCTTCGGCAGCACAGGGTCGCTCTCCTCGCTTCGGGCAGAGCGGATTTCGCGCTCGCGAACATGATCGCGACCCTCTCCGGCCTGAAAGGCGCCACGGTGCACGCGTTCCAAAGCTTTGATTCAGCCACATCGTGGCTGAAGGGTGTGCCCAGCCATCTTGATCAGCGCCGAAACTGAGTCGTGAGAGAGGGCATTCTGAGGCAAAGTCGACCCGTTGGACGACTGTCTCTACAGAAGGTCGGAGGGGTGGCCGAGAGGTTTAAGGCGTCGGTCACGGCGGCCGACGTGCTGCAAAGCACCGTGGGTTCAAATCCCATCCCCTCCGATCAATCTTTCCACTCCGGCGGCGGCCGGAGATAGCTTATCGGAAGACCCCAATCCGCAGCGCCCCGCCCTCAGGGGCATCGGCCGCCACTTCCGTGACGACTTGAATCCGGCCTGGATCACCGAGGACGCGGCTCGACAGCGCCGAAACCGCGCGGTTTGCGAGCATGGCAGCCTGATCGAGCGAGCGCGCCTGAACCGCCACCCGTATCGGCTCGCGGACCTTGGTCGACTGATTGAGCCAGCTCGCGACCTCGAGGAACATCGGGGAGACCTCTTTGCTTCCGTACCTCATGCTGGGCCCGTACCCCGCCGCGCCCGCGTCGACCGATGAAAGATCGCGACCCGACATCACGAGCTCGGGACCCGCAGGGGTGTCGACGCGGTACGCCGACACCGTGAAGCCCCGGCCCACGAAGTTGCGCTTGTTACCCGCCCGATCTCGGGCCTCGAAGACATACGAATAGGTCAGGCCGGGCGTCACCGCCGCTCCCGACTTCGTTCGCCCGTCCCACGCGATCTCTTTCGGCGGATCTCCCTTCCCATCAAAGGTCGCCACCGTCTCCGCGCGCGAGTCCGCGACCAGAAGCTTCCACTGCACAACCCCTTTCACCGCCGGACGGAACCGTGCCACCGCCCCGGTCGCGAACTGCTGGAGCCAGGGCCGGGCCACATAGGGCGACGGCACTTCGGCGGAGAGCGCGACCAGCGGGGAACCCAGGTCGGGAACGGTGCGATCCAGGACGTCCACGGCGCTGCCGCGGGTCAGTCCCGGCACGTCCTCGGGGTCGAGATCCAGATTGAGCTCCGGGCGGCCGAAATCGATGTGCACGCGGTCTTCACCCTCCACCGTCATGGAGCGGAATTCGGTTCCGGACTGACCTGCCCGAAGCGTCATCGAGCTGTCGGAGGCAGCGGGCGATCCCTGCTTCGCGACGGGCGCCGCTTTCGCCGCCTCCGCGACGGCCGCTGTGGCCAAGCAGGCGCCGGCCGAGAGGGCAAAGACGGCGCGGAGAGCGCCGCGTCCCATCCTGTGGCATCCCTTGGGTCTCATCACACGCCTCCTCTAGCCCGCGTCACGAAGTCTGAAGTGGAAGGTGATCGTGCCCCACTGCTCGCCGGTCTGTCCCGAGGGCAGGGGCCTGAATCGCCAGACGCGGAGCGCGACGCGCGCGCTCTCGTCGAAATCCTCGAACCCCGCGGTCTTCTGAACGAGGATGTTCTCCTTCACGCCTCCGTCCGCGCGGACCACGAAGTAGAGCGTGACCGCCCCCTCGACCGCGTCGTGCTTCGCCCATTCCGGATAGACCGGGACCAAATACGAAACAATCGGTCGATCGACGATCGGACCGGTGATCGATGCCCCCGCGACGGTACGGCGCGCGGTCGTATCGGACGCACGCGCCGGGGCGGGCGTTTCGGTTCCGGGACGCGTTTCCTGCACCGTCGCGAGGGCAGGCGCGGATCCTGCCCCGCCGCCGCGCACGAGCGGTAGCGGGGGCCCTCCTCCGCCTCCGCCACGGGCCAACGCGATCGGGGTTCCCATACCGGTTCCGCCGGCCATGACCGCGGGCGAAGATCCGAACAGGGACGTCGGCGCGCTCGTGGGCGTGATCCCCTTGGCCGCGTGGCTGGCCTTCTGCTGCATCGCCGCGAGACGCGCGTCCAACCGATCCTCGAACGCCCAGGAGGATTGAGGGTCGGGCGCCATTTCCCCCCGCTTTGCCAGGCGCTGGAAATGGACGTCGGAGAGCGATCGAGCCGCGACGCCCGCCGCGGCCTGTCCCCGCGCGGCGGGAGCCGCGGAACCCGCCGGGGCGGCGGCCAGATCCCCCGGCTCGAGAAGGGTGATTTCGGTGATCGGCGCGAGGTCGGGCGCCTGGACCGGGTGAAACACGAGGCACAGGAACAGCAGCCCGTGCGACACCACGCTCACGCTCATGGTCCACCGCGTCCGGGCGCGAGCCTGCTCGAGATCAAACCGCAGGGTCGCCGCCGTCATCGTCCGGACTCCGTTCTCTGCCGTGTCGCGATCGCGATCCGCGAGGCGCCGGCCGCCTTGGCCTGCTGAAGGAGCCGCCGGACCGCCCCGTACGGCGCGCCCGAGTCGGCGCGGACGACGACCAGCACGTTCTGGTTCTCCCGCTTGGAAAGCTTCGCGTGGAGCAGAGCGCCGAGATCCTCGCTCGGGACCACCTCGTCGTCCAACGCGAGGTGCCCGGTCGACGAAAGCGTGATGCTCACGTTCCTCTCGTCCTCCGCTTCGCGCGTTCGGGCCTGGGGGAGGTCGACGGGGAGGTCCGCGACGGAGAGAAGGGGCGCGGTCACGAGCAGGATGATCACGAGGACCAGCGCCACGTCGATGATGGGCGTGACGTTGATCCTGGTGATCATGAAGTGCGGAGCGACGGGGCGGAAGCGCATGTCAGCCTCCCATCACCGCGATCTGCGCGGCGCCACAACTCTTGGCTTCATCGAGAACGGAGACAAAGCTGCCGTGCGGCACGCCGTCGTTGCAGCGCACAACGACCGTCTTGGTCGCGCTCACGGCGAGAAGGGGACGGAGCATTCCCGAGAGCGACGCTCGCGGCATGAGATTCCGATTCACGATCACGCTGTCGGGGGACACGATGGTGATCTCGATGCGCTCGGCGCGCACGCGCTGGACCGCGGCACGGCCGCTGGTCGCCGCGCTCCGGATCTGGATGCCGGACTGGAACGCCATCGGCGTCGTGATCATGAGGATGACCACGAGCACGAGCGAGACGTCGATCAAGGGCGTCATGTTCACGTCGTGAATAGATTCCGGGACCCGTTTGCCCCGCGTGTATCGCCGCACCGGCGCCTCCTTACGCGGCCCGCGTGCCGTGGTGCGACGCGTTCCGGTGGATATTGGTTTCGATCCGAAGCGTGCGCGCGTGGTTCTCCGCGACCGTGAGCAGGTTGCCCATCCGACGCACGAAGTGGTTGTAGAGCATGACGGCGGGAACGGCCACGAGGAGCCCCGCGGCGGTCGTAAAGAGCGCCTCCGCGACGCCCGAGGCGACGACGGAGGGGCCCGCGGAGCCCGTGCGCGCCATATCATGGAACGCGCGCATGATTCCCCATACCGTTCCCAGGAGCCCGATCAGGGGCGCGGTGTTCCCCATGGTGCCCAGGAATCCAAGATGCCGCTCCAGCTCCATCCGCTGCTCGCTCAATACGATCTGGAGCTTCTCCTCAGCGGCCTCGGGCGGGAGGTCCGCGCTGCGGAGCATTTCGACCGCGACCGGCCCGAGCGGGTGGGTCGTCGCGTTGCAGACGCGTACGGCTTCCTCGCGGTTCCCGCCGCGCACGGCGATGATCGCGGAGGCGAGCACCCCGTCCGGATTCCCCCGGCGCTTCGTGTAGTAGATCACGCGTTCCAGCGCAAACCCGAGCGTCATGACGCTGCAGAAAAGGATGATGATCATGACCGGGCTCGAGCGCATCGCCCCGATCCAGTCGAAATTCTCAAACATGGAATGACTCCTTTCTGTTCTTCGTTTCAGGATTACCGCTTCTTGGTGCCTGCCTGAAGCTGGGAGGCGCGCCCTTTGGCAAGCGCCGCCAGCTCCTGATCCTGGGAGTTCTTG encodes:
- a CDS encoding biopolymer transporter ExbD, which translates into the protein MRRYTRGKRVPESIHDVNMTPLIDVSLVLVVILMITTPMAFQSGIQIRSAATSGRAAVQRVRAERIEITIVSPDSVIVNRNLMPRASLSGMLRPLLAVSATKTVVVRCNDGVPHGSFVSVLDEAKSCGAAQIAVMGG
- a CDS encoding energy transducer TonB; amino-acid sequence: MTAATLRFDLEQARARTRWTMSVSVVSHGLLFLCLVFHPVQAPDLAPITEITLLEPGDLAAAPAGSAAPAARGQAAAGVAARSLSDVHFQRLAKRGEMAPDPQSSWAFEDRLDARLAAMQQKASHAAKGITPTSAPTSLFGSSPAVMAGGTGMGTPIALARGGGGGGPPLPLVRGGGAGSAPALATVQETRPGTETPAPARASDTTARRTVAGASITGPIVDRPIVSYLVPVYPEWAKHDAVEGAVTLYFVVRADGGVKENILVQKTAGFEDFDESARVALRVWRFRPLPSGQTGEQWGTITFHFRLRDAG
- a CDS encoding biopolymer transporter ExbD, whose amino-acid sequence is MRFRPVAPHFMITRINVTPIIDVALVLVIILLVTAPLLSVADLPVDLPQARTREAEDERNVSITLSSTGHLALDDEVVPSEDLGALLHAKLSKRENQNVLVVVRADSGAPYGAVRRLLQQAKAAGASRIAIATRQRTESGR
- a CDS encoding MotA/TolQ/ExbB proton channel family protein; translation: MFENFDWIGAMRSSPVMIIILFCSVMTLGFALERVIYYTKRRGNPDGVLASAIIAVRGGNREEAVRVCNATTHPLGPVAVEMLRSADLPPEAAEEKLQIVLSEQRMELERHLGFLGTMGNTAPLIGLLGTVWGIMRAFHDMARTGSAGPSVVASGVAEALFTTAAGLLVAVPAVMLYNHFVRRMGNLLTVAENHARTLRIETNIHRNASHHGTRAA